The Bicyclus anynana chromosome 3, ilBicAnyn1.1, whole genome shotgun sequence genome has a window encoding:
- the LOC128199895 gene encoding uncharacterized protein LOC128199895: MFPHSKTMNSGFLNPQAMQPKEETYHRRITNNFEEVKSLTMFQPTPKEAFTWLLDQGLDTENSNPCDGSIVQGFLTQNHDNKLLEPSSYADKGLDKALSSPKVGIQSSLCCGY, from the exons atgtttcctcactccaaaaccatgaactctggtttcctaaaccctcaagctatgcagcCGAAGGAGGAGACTTATCACAg gagaatcactaataattttgaagaagtgaagagcttaacaatgtttcaaccaacacctaaagaagctttcacttggcTGTTAGATCAAGGGCTGGATACAGAAAACAGTAATCCTTGTGATGGCAGTATTGTCCAAGGATTCCTCACTCAAAACCATGATAACAAGTTGCTAgaaccctcaagctatgcagacaaaggactggat aaagcactatctagccccaaagtaggcatacagagtagcttgtgttgtgggtactaa